Part of the Bacteroidales bacterium genome, TATAGAATATACGATAAAAGCAATATAAGTGTAATAAGTAATTTTATACAAATGTTACCTACCATAAAAAAAAGAAAAATTGGCGTATAAGAAAAAACAACATATCAATCCAGAAACTTATTTAAGGCATTTTTCAGAAAACAAATTTGTCTATGTCATTAAATTGAATAATAAGTTCCAAAGGAATTTGTATAGAGAAGGAATTGGGCACAAGATGTTCTCCAAGAAAAACTATTATAACTTTCCCAATAGAAAGAATGAACCTATTCTCGAAGATCTGTTTGCCAAAATTGAAACGAATGACTAC contains:
- a CDS encoding DUF4238 domain-containing protein, coding for MAYKKKQHINPETYLRHFSENKFVYVIKLNNKFQRNLYREGIGHKMFSKKNYYNFPNRKNEPILEDLFAKIETNDY